From the Limanda limanda chromosome 2, fLimLim1.1, whole genome shotgun sequence genome, one window contains:
- the tk1 gene encoding thymidine kinase, cytosolic — MDCVDFPRVLPTSPRKARGQIQVIFGPMFSGKSTELMRRVRRFQIAQYNCLVIKYAKDQRYSDTGMATHDKNTMEAVPANSLGDVRSLALKASVIGVDEGQFFPDTVEFCEEMANLGKTIIVAALDGTFQRKPFGHILNLVPLAESVVKLHAVCMQCYREAAYTKRIGAEKEVEVIGGADKYQAVCRSCYGGLMEEKENSTPFMNETPQHPSGKILDCGVPRKPFSSLHI, encoded by the exons ATGGACTGTGTGGATTTCCCGAGAGTTCTTCCAACCTCACCGAGGAAAGCCCGGGGACAGATTCAG GTCATCTTCGGTCCCATGTTCTCAGGCAAAAG CACTGAGCTGATGAGGAGAGTGCGCCGCTTCCAGATAGCTCAGTACAACTGCCTGGTGATCAAATATGCCAAAGACCAGCGATACAGTGACACAGGCATGGCTACACATGACAA AAACACAATGGAGGCTGTACCAGCCAACAGTCTGGGGGATGTGAGGTCTCTGGCACTGAAAGCCTCTGTCATTGGAGTTGATGAAGGACAGTTT TTTCCAGACACGGTGGAGTTTTGTGAGGAGATGGCCAATTTAGGAAAGACAATCATTGTAGCTGCCTTGGATGGAACTTTCCAGAGAAAG CCATTTGGACACATCCTGAATCTTGTCCCTCTGGCAGAGAGCGTGGTGAAGCTCCACGCTGTCTGCATGCAGTGTTACAGAGAAGCTGCCTACACCAAGAGGATaggagcagagaaggag GTGGAAGTGATCGGCGGAGCGGACAAATATCAGGCGGTGTGTAGAAGTTGTTACGGGGGTCTaatggaggaaaaagagaacaGCACTCCCTTTATGAATGAAACGCCACAACATCCCTCGGGGAAAATTCTAGACTGTGGAGTTCCCCGGAaacctttctcctctctccatatCTGA
- the afmid gene encoding kynurenine formamidase, with protein sequence MLHWTEMTKDELERQLSPSRWTPRMSADDVVKAHVKALKEGTQRARGLAQTLLNVPYGEGDGEKLDVYIPKTNSLDVPLVIYIHGGYWQFLSKEESGFMAVPLIDKGVVVVAVGYDIAPKGNMDLMVSQVRKSVVSVIQQYSHISGLYLCGHSAGAHLAAMVLSTDWSQYSITPQITGAFLVSGIYDLLPILSTYVNEPLKMTEEVAVRNSPSKLVPQLKLSSSSCHMVVALAENDSPEFRKQSEEYYKTLEASGLKVTMEDVPNTDHFDIIEQLVDGEYHLTKLLLKMMGKS encoded by the exons ATGTTGCACTGGACTGAGATGACGAAAGAT GAGCTGGAGCGGCAGCTTTCCCCCAGCCGGTGGACCCCCAGGATGTCTGCGGACGACGTGGTCAAGGCTCACGTCAAGGCGCTGAAGGAAG GTACACAGCGAGCCCGTGGTCTGGCTCAAACTTTACTCAACGTGCCATACggtgagggagatggagagaaactgGATGTCTACATACCCAAAACCAACTCTTTGG ATGTCCCTCTTGTTATTTACATACATGGCGGCTACTGGCAGTTTCTCAG TAAGGAGGAGTCAGGATTCATGGCCGTTCCACTCATCGATAAAGGTGTGGTGGTGGTTGCCGTTGGCTACGACATTGCCCCCAAAG GCAACATGGACCTGATGGTGTCTCAAGTACGCAAGAGTGTTGTGTCCGTCATTCAGCAGTACTCTCACATCAG TGGTCTGTACCTGTGTGGACACTCTGCTGGGGCCCACCTGGCTGCGATGGTCCTCTCCACTGACTGGTCCCAGTACAGCATCACCCCTCAGATCACAG GAGCTTTCTTGGTCAGTGGCATCTACGACCTCCTGCCCATCCTGTCCACCTACGTCAACGAGCCTCTGAAGATGACAGA GGAGGTGGCGGTGAGGAACAGCCCCAGCAAGCTGGTCCCTCAGCTCAAACTCTCGTCCTCCAGTTGTCACATGGTTGTGGCCCTCGCTGAGAACGACTCGCCGGAGTTTCGCAAACAATCAGAAGAATATTACAAA ACTCTAGAGGCGTCAGGACTGAAGGTGACCATGGAGGATGTGCCAAACACAGACCACTTTGATATCATTGAGCAGCTGGTAGATGGGGAGTATCACCTTACAAAG CTTCTTTTGAAGATGATGGGAAAGAGCTGA
- the cant1b gene encoding soluble calcium-activated nucleotidase 1b isoform X1 — protein MVTAGSVEKRRRKDPGHDSHQPKSTPDVENEDNSSMTSFGVAVRGLPLALASMTQAAASDSRFHPKWRAITLVTLLGLVLILYLHLTVGDRDTPTRGYYRNRAHNLELYREGQDDIFKDANRQTGRGLDGRQKREKPYNDTYPLSPPEKTSKGIRYRIGVIADLDTASRSSKAQTWFSYMKRGYLTVSESADRLQVEWDAETVTLESHLAEKGRGMELSELVAFNGHLYTVDDRTGVVYRIEGNQAIPWVILTDGDGSVSKGFKAEWLAVKDEHLYVGGLGKEWTTATGVIVNNNPEWVKVVGYHGDVEHQNWVPHYNALRSAAGIQPPGYLIHESASWSERLRRWFFLPRRASHEHYDEVADERRATNLLLSCPADFSHMSVRHVGPLNPTHGFSSFKFVPDTDDQIILALKSEEDAGRIATYIIALTLDGRVLMPETKIGDVKYEGLEFI, from the exons ATGGTCACAGCGGGTTCAGTGGAGAAGAGGCGAAGGAAGG ATCCAGGCCATGATAGTCATCAGCCCAAGTCTACGCCTGATGTCGAGAATGAAGACAACTCTTCCATGACCTCCTTCGGTGTGGCCGTCCGAGGCCTCCCTCTGGCCTTGGCGTCCATGACACAAGCTGCCGCCTCTGACTCACGCTTTCACCCAAAATGGCGGGCGATCACTTTGGTGACCCTGCTGGGATTAGTGCTCATATTGTACCTGCACCTGACGGTAGGGGACAGAGACACTCCTACCAGAGGTTACTATCGCAACAGGGCTCACAATTTGGAACTGTACAGAGAGGGTCAGGATGACATCTTCAAGGACGCTAACAGACAAACTGGCCGTGGCCTTGATGGCCGTCAGAAAAGGGAAAAACCTTACAATGACACTTATCCTTTAAGTCCACCCGAGAAGACAAGCAAAGGCATCCGGTACCGCATAGGTGTGATCGCAGACCTGGACACAGCATCACGCAGCTCTAAGGCTCAGACGTGGTTCAGCTACATGAAAAGAGGATATCTGACAGTCTCAGAGAGCGCAGACAGACTGCAGGTGGAGTGGGACGCGGAGACCGTCACCCTGGAGAGTCATCTGGCTGAGAAAGGACGAG GAATGGAGCTGTCGGAGCTTGTGGCATTCAACGGGCATCTGTACACTGTAGATGACCGTACAGGTGTGGTGTACAGGATCGAGGGAAACCAGGCTATTCCCTGGGTCATATTAACTGACGGCGATGGGTCAGTGTCCAAAG GGTTCAAAGCAGAATGGCTGGCAGTGAAGGACGAGCACCTGTACGTTGGTGGCCTGGGGAAAGAGTGGACCACGGCCACTGGAGTAATTGTCAACAACAACCCAGAGTGGGTGAAAGTTGTTGGCTACCATGGCGACGTGGAGCATCAGAACTGGGTACCACACTACAATGCACTGCGGAGTGCGGCAGGAATCCAACCACCAG GCTACCTTATCCACGAATCCGCATCGTGGAGCGAGCGTCTCCGGCGCTGGTTCTTCCTCCCTCGCCGTGCCAGCCACGAGCACTACGATGAGGTGGCAGACGAGCGGCGTGCCACCAACCTCCTGCTGTCCTGCCCGGCAGACTTCAGCCACATGAGTGTACGGCACGTCGGACCGCTCAACCCCACCCACGGCTTCTCCTCCTTTAAATTTGTCCCAGACACGGACGATCAGATCATTCTGGCCCTAAAGTCCGAGGAGGACGCGGGCAGGATCGCCACCTACATCATCGCGCTCACACTTGACGGTCGCGTGCTGATGCCCGAGACAAAGATCGGGGACGTGAAGTATGAAGGGCTTGAGTTTATTTGA
- the cant1b gene encoding soluble calcium-activated nucleotidase 1b isoform X2, with amino-acid sequence MTSFGVAVRGLPLALASMTQAAASDSRFHPKWRAITLVTLLGLVLILYLHLTVGDRDTPTRGYYRNRAHNLELYREGQDDIFKDANRQTGRGLDGRQKREKPYNDTYPLSPPEKTSKGIRYRIGVIADLDTASRSSKAQTWFSYMKRGYLTVSESADRLQVEWDAETVTLESHLAEKGRGMELSELVAFNGHLYTVDDRTGVVYRIEGNQAIPWVILTDGDGSVSKGFKAEWLAVKDEHLYVGGLGKEWTTATGVIVNNNPEWVKVVGYHGDVEHQNWVPHYNALRSAAGIQPPGYLIHESASWSERLRRWFFLPRRASHEHYDEVADERRATNLLLSCPADFSHMSVRHVGPLNPTHGFSSFKFVPDTDDQIILALKSEEDAGRIATYIIALTLDGRVLMPETKIGDVKYEGLEFI; translated from the exons ATGACCTCCTTCGGTGTGGCCGTCCGAGGCCTCCCTCTGGCCTTGGCGTCCATGACACAAGCTGCCGCCTCTGACTCACGCTTTCACCCAAAATGGCGGGCGATCACTTTGGTGACCCTGCTGGGATTAGTGCTCATATTGTACCTGCACCTGACGGTAGGGGACAGAGACACTCCTACCAGAGGTTACTATCGCAACAGGGCTCACAATTTGGAACTGTACAGAGAGGGTCAGGATGACATCTTCAAGGACGCTAACAGACAAACTGGCCGTGGCCTTGATGGCCGTCAGAAAAGGGAAAAACCTTACAATGACACTTATCCTTTAAGTCCACCCGAGAAGACAAGCAAAGGCATCCGGTACCGCATAGGTGTGATCGCAGACCTGGACACAGCATCACGCAGCTCTAAGGCTCAGACGTGGTTCAGCTACATGAAAAGAGGATATCTGACAGTCTCAGAGAGCGCAGACAGACTGCAGGTGGAGTGGGACGCGGAGACCGTCACCCTGGAGAGTCATCTGGCTGAGAAAGGACGAG GAATGGAGCTGTCGGAGCTTGTGGCATTCAACGGGCATCTGTACACTGTAGATGACCGTACAGGTGTGGTGTACAGGATCGAGGGAAACCAGGCTATTCCCTGGGTCATATTAACTGACGGCGATGGGTCAGTGTCCAAAG GGTTCAAAGCAGAATGGCTGGCAGTGAAGGACGAGCACCTGTACGTTGGTGGCCTGGGGAAAGAGTGGACCACGGCCACTGGAGTAATTGTCAACAACAACCCAGAGTGGGTGAAAGTTGTTGGCTACCATGGCGACGTGGAGCATCAGAACTGGGTACCACACTACAATGCACTGCGGAGTGCGGCAGGAATCCAACCACCAG GCTACCTTATCCACGAATCCGCATCGTGGAGCGAGCGTCTCCGGCGCTGGTTCTTCCTCCCTCGCCGTGCCAGCCACGAGCACTACGATGAGGTGGCAGACGAGCGGCGTGCCACCAACCTCCTGCTGTCCTGCCCGGCAGACTTCAGCCACATGAGTGTACGGCACGTCGGACCGCTCAACCCCACCCACGGCTTCTCCTCCTTTAAATTTGTCCCAGACACGGACGATCAGATCATTCTGGCCCTAAAGTCCGAGGAGGACGCGGGCAGGATCGCCACCTACATCATCGCGCTCACACTTGACGGTCGCGTGCTGATGCCCGAGACAAAGATCGGGGACGTGAAGTATGAAGGGCTTGAGTTTATTTGA
- the ogal gene encoding protein O-GlcNAcase isoform X3, translating to MATPRRAKGQEGRFISGVVEGFYGRPWTMEQRTELFKREQRWGLNTYLYAPKDDYKHRMYWRDMYSAEEAEQLVALISAAKQHGVDFIYAISPGLDITFSSPKEVAALKRKLDQVKGFGCRSFSLLFDDIEAEMCPADKKAFSSFAHAQVAVTNEVYQHLGEPDTFLFCPTDYCARFCTPNVSQSSYLHTVGEKLLPGVDILWTGPKVVSHKISVESIEEVSSVLKRAPVIWDNIHANDYDPQRIFLGPFKYRPTELIPKLRGVLTNPNCEFYPNFVAIHTLATWCKATADEGPRDVEMDDEEQDPGYIPHKALTLALTDWLQEFLSTDQPGGPRCPPAHLKKDSMDEEPMQTDKGDSSYVPGPGENPLYTAEPLTLDDLKLLSDLFYLPYEHGSTARTMLQQLDWLTSNSRAATAETDQTAEWCSRAQQFDDMCEAVVQMFNRLSNAPNRSILYDLYNYICDIKSGVGLARTYVKTLGVRGRPSAQLLNGDPEPWDFRGGLSGEFQRMLPGHGNRDLFRHPPMTAVYCIRPYCPEDKVEVQRIFIEMQKAGEGKVPPMTQPPLICDSLSTGDISPSPQCALVLEDEIGMCGYALALTDAKSAAAKIQRATSDSVFEEFPSLITVQMLPRVTDPSPAKRMIGQLLSSIRSTGSRGAFCESRHSDRRMLDFYTQLGSFKPIKVAGLPQDILAMATSL from the exons AACAACTCGTGGCCTTAATTTCAGCAGCAAAGCAGCACGGCGTTGATTTCATCTACGCAATCTCTCCAGGTCTGGATATTACTTTTTCCAGCCCCAAAGAGGTCGCTGCCCTGAAGAGGAAATTAGATCAG GTGAAGGGGTTTGGCTGCAGGTCCTTCTCTTTGCTGTTTGACGACATTGAAGCCGAGATGTGTCCGGCAGATAAGAAGGCGTTCAGCTCCTTCGCCCACGCTCAGGTGGCCGTCACTAATGAGGTGTACCAGCACCTGGGGGAACCCGACACCTTCCTCTTCTGTCCGACAG ACTACTGTGCAAGATTCTGCACCCCTAACGTGTCCCAGTCGTCTTACCTGCACACTGTGGGAGAGAAGCTGCTGCCTGGTGTGGACATACTGTGGACTG gtCCTAAAGTGGTGTCTCACAAAATCTCAGTTGAGTCCATTGAAGAGGTGTCTTCTGTCCTGAAGAGGGCGCCAGTCATCTGGGACAACATCCACGCAAACGATTACGATCCCCAAAGAATTTTCCTTGGGCCCTTTAAG TACCGACCCACGGAGCTGATTCCCAAACTGAGAGGAGTGCTCACCAATCCTAACTGCGAGTTCTACCCGAACTTTGTGGCTATCCACACTTTGGCGACATGGTGCAAAGCAACTGCTGATGAAGGACCCAGGGATGTGGAAATGG ACGATGAGGAGCAGGACCCCGGCTACATTCCCCACAAAGCCCTGACCCTGGCCCTCACGGACTGGCTGCAGGAGTTCCTCAGCACGGATCAACCTGGAG GCCCGCGTTGTCCTCCAGCTCATCTGAAGAAGGACTCAATGGATGAGGAGCCCATGCAGACAGACAAGGGAGACAGCTCTTATGTTCCTGGACCTGGAGAGAACCCGCTGTACACAGCAGAACCTCTGACCCTGGACgacctgaagctgctgtcagacctCTTCTACCTGCCGTACGAGCACGGGAGCACAGCCAGGACCATGCTCCAGCAGCTGGACTGGCTCACGAGCAACAGCCGCGCTGCTACTGCAGAGACAGACCAG ACAGCGGAGTGGTGCTCACGAGCACAGCAGTTTGACGACATGTGTGAAGCGGTGGTGCAGATGTTCAACCGCCTGTCAAACGCCCCCAACCGCAGCATTCTGTACGACCTCTACAACTACATCTGTGACATTAAGAGTGGAGTCGGCCTGGCCCGAACCTATGTGAAAACACTGG GAGTACGGGGGCGACCCTCCGCCCAGCTTCTGAATGGAGACCCTGAACCCTGGGACTTCAGAGGAGGACTCTCCGGAGAGTTCCAG AGAATGCTGCCCGGACACGGTAACAGGGACCTGTTCAGACACCCTCCCATGACGGCAGTATACTGCATACGACCATACTGCCCTGAGGACAAG GTGGAGGTGCAGAGGATTTTCATAGAGATGCAGAAAGCAGGAGAGGGCAAAGTTCCCCCGATGACACAGCCACCACTTATCTGTGATAG TTTGTCAACAGGTGACATCTCCCCTTCCCCTCAGTGTGCTCTCGTCCTGGAGGATGAGATCGGCATGTGCGGTTATGCACTGGCACTCACTGATGCCAAATCGGCTGCAGCCAAGATTCAG AGGGCAACAAGTGACTCAGTGTTTGAGGAATTCCCATCCCTGATCACTGTGCAAATGCTGCCTCGGGTCACTGACCCCTCTCCAGCCAAGCGTATGATTGGTCAGCTATTGTCCTCCATCAGGAGCACTG GTTCCAGAGGAGCGTTCTGTGAGTCGAGGCACAGCGATCGGAGGATGCTCGACTTCTACACTCAACTGGGCTCCTTCAAACCCATTAAAGTGGCCGGTCTTCCTCAAGACATCCTCGCCATGGCAACAAGCCTGTGA
- the ogal gene encoding protein O-GlcNAcase isoform X2, producing MATPRRAKGQEGRFISGVVEGFYGRPWTMEQRTELFKREQRWGLNTYLYAPKDDYKHRMYWRDMYSAEEAEQLVALISAAKQHGVDFIYAISPGLDITFSSPKEVAALKRKLDQVKGFGCRSFSLLFDDIEAEMCPADKKAFSSFAHAQVAVTNEVYQHLGEPDTFLFCPTDYCARFCTPNVSQSSYLHTVGEKLLPGVDILWTGPKVVSHKISVESIEEVSSVLKRAPVIWDNIHANDYDPQRIFLGPFKYRPTELIPKLRGVLTNPNCEFYPNFVAIHTLATWCKATADEGPRDVEMADDEEQDPGYIPHKALTLALTDWLQEFLSTDQPGGPRCPPAHLKKDSMDEEPMQTDKGDSSYVPGPGENPLYTAEPLTLDDLKLLSDLFYLPYEHGSTARTMLQQLDWLTSNSRAATAETDQTAEWCSRAQQFDDMCEAVVQMFNRLSNAPNRSILYDLYNYICDIKSGVGLARTYVKTLGVRGRPSAQLLNGDPEPWDFRGGLSGEFQRMLPGHGNRDLFRHPPMTAVYCIRPYCPEDKVEVQRIFIEMQKAGEGKVPPMTQPPLICDSLSTGDISPSPQCALVLEDEIGMCGYALALTDAKSAAAKIQRATSDSVFEEFPSLITVQMLPRVTDPSPAKRMIGQLLSSIRSTGSRGAFCESRHSDRRMLDFYTQLGSFKPIKVAGLPQDILAMATSL from the exons AACAACTCGTGGCCTTAATTTCAGCAGCAAAGCAGCACGGCGTTGATTTCATCTACGCAATCTCTCCAGGTCTGGATATTACTTTTTCCAGCCCCAAAGAGGTCGCTGCCCTGAAGAGGAAATTAGATCAG GTGAAGGGGTTTGGCTGCAGGTCCTTCTCTTTGCTGTTTGACGACATTGAAGCCGAGATGTGTCCGGCAGATAAGAAGGCGTTCAGCTCCTTCGCCCACGCTCAGGTGGCCGTCACTAATGAGGTGTACCAGCACCTGGGGGAACCCGACACCTTCCTCTTCTGTCCGACAG ACTACTGTGCAAGATTCTGCACCCCTAACGTGTCCCAGTCGTCTTACCTGCACACTGTGGGAGAGAAGCTGCTGCCTGGTGTGGACATACTGTGGACTG gtCCTAAAGTGGTGTCTCACAAAATCTCAGTTGAGTCCATTGAAGAGGTGTCTTCTGTCCTGAAGAGGGCGCCAGTCATCTGGGACAACATCCACGCAAACGATTACGATCCCCAAAGAATTTTCCTTGGGCCCTTTAAG TACCGACCCACGGAGCTGATTCCCAAACTGAGAGGAGTGCTCACCAATCCTAACTGCGAGTTCTACCCGAACTTTGTGGCTATCCACACTTTGGCGACATGGTGCAAAGCAACTGCTGATGAAGGACCCAGGGATGTGGAAATGG CAGACGATGAGGAGCAGGACCCCGGCTACATTCCCCACAAAGCCCTGACCCTGGCCCTCACGGACTGGCTGCAGGAGTTCCTCAGCACGGATCAACCTGGAG GCCCGCGTTGTCCTCCAGCTCATCTGAAGAAGGACTCAATGGATGAGGAGCCCATGCAGACAGACAAGGGAGACAGCTCTTATGTTCCTGGACCTGGAGAGAACCCGCTGTACACAGCAGAACCTCTGACCCTGGACgacctgaagctgctgtcagacctCTTCTACCTGCCGTACGAGCACGGGAGCACAGCCAGGACCATGCTCCAGCAGCTGGACTGGCTCACGAGCAACAGCCGCGCTGCTACTGCAGAGACAGACCAG ACAGCGGAGTGGTGCTCACGAGCACAGCAGTTTGACGACATGTGTGAAGCGGTGGTGCAGATGTTCAACCGCCTGTCAAACGCCCCCAACCGCAGCATTCTGTACGACCTCTACAACTACATCTGTGACATTAAGAGTGGAGTCGGCCTGGCCCGAACCTATGTGAAAACACTGG GAGTACGGGGGCGACCCTCCGCCCAGCTTCTGAATGGAGACCCTGAACCCTGGGACTTCAGAGGAGGACTCTCCGGAGAGTTCCAG AGAATGCTGCCCGGACACGGTAACAGGGACCTGTTCAGACACCCTCCCATGACGGCAGTATACTGCATACGACCATACTGCCCTGAGGACAAG GTGGAGGTGCAGAGGATTTTCATAGAGATGCAGAAAGCAGGAGAGGGCAAAGTTCCCCCGATGACACAGCCACCACTTATCTGTGATAG TTTGTCAACAGGTGACATCTCCCCTTCCCCTCAGTGTGCTCTCGTCCTGGAGGATGAGATCGGCATGTGCGGTTATGCACTGGCACTCACTGATGCCAAATCGGCTGCAGCCAAGATTCAG AGGGCAACAAGTGACTCAGTGTTTGAGGAATTCCCATCCCTGATCACTGTGCAAATGCTGCCTCGGGTCACTGACCCCTCTCCAGCCAAGCGTATGATTGGTCAGCTATTGTCCTCCATCAGGAGCACTG GTTCCAGAGGAGCGTTCTGTGAGTCGAGGCACAGCGATCGGAGGATGCTCGACTTCTACACTCAACTGGGCTCCTTCAAACCCATTAAAGTGGCCGGTCTTCCTCAAGACATCCTCGCCATGGCAACAAGCCTGTGA
- the ogal gene encoding protein O-GlcNAcase isoform X1 translates to MATPRRAKGQEGRFISGVVEGFYGRPWTMEQRTELFKREQRWGLNTYLYAPKDDYKHRMYWRDMYSAEEAEQLVALISAAKQHGVDFIYAISPGLDITFSSPKEVAALKRKLDQVKGFGCRSFSLLFDDIEAEMCPADKKAFSSFAHAQVAVTNEVYQHLGEPDTFLFCPTDYCARFCTPNVSQSSYLHTVGEKLLPGVDILWTGPKVVSHKISVESIEEVSSVLKRAPVIWDNIHANDYDPQRIFLGPFKYRPTELIPKLRGVLTNPNCEFYPNFVAIHTLATWCKATADEGPRDVEMDDEEQDPGYIPHKALTLALTDWLQEFLSTDQPGGPRCPPAHLKKDSMDEEPMQTDKGDSSYVPGPGENPLYTAEPLTLDDLKLLSDLFYLPYEHGSTARTMLQQLDWLTSNSRAATAETDQVMLCVSAVFFQMQMMDCTFFFTQPPGVFQTAEWCSRAQQFDDMCEAVVQMFNRLSNAPNRSILYDLYNYICDIKSGVGLARTYVKTLGVRGRPSAQLLNGDPEPWDFRGGLSGEFQRMLPGHGNRDLFRHPPMTAVYCIRPYCPEDKVEVQRIFIEMQKAGEGKVPPMTQPPLICDSLSTGDISPSPQCALVLEDEIGMCGYALALTDAKSAAAKIQRATSDSVFEEFPSLITVQMLPRVTDPSPAKRMIGQLLSSIRSTGSRGAFCESRHSDRRMLDFYTQLGSFKPIKVAGLPQDILAMATSL, encoded by the exons AACAACTCGTGGCCTTAATTTCAGCAGCAAAGCAGCACGGCGTTGATTTCATCTACGCAATCTCTCCAGGTCTGGATATTACTTTTTCCAGCCCCAAAGAGGTCGCTGCCCTGAAGAGGAAATTAGATCAG GTGAAGGGGTTTGGCTGCAGGTCCTTCTCTTTGCTGTTTGACGACATTGAAGCCGAGATGTGTCCGGCAGATAAGAAGGCGTTCAGCTCCTTCGCCCACGCTCAGGTGGCCGTCACTAATGAGGTGTACCAGCACCTGGGGGAACCCGACACCTTCCTCTTCTGTCCGACAG ACTACTGTGCAAGATTCTGCACCCCTAACGTGTCCCAGTCGTCTTACCTGCACACTGTGGGAGAGAAGCTGCTGCCTGGTGTGGACATACTGTGGACTG gtCCTAAAGTGGTGTCTCACAAAATCTCAGTTGAGTCCATTGAAGAGGTGTCTTCTGTCCTGAAGAGGGCGCCAGTCATCTGGGACAACATCCACGCAAACGATTACGATCCCCAAAGAATTTTCCTTGGGCCCTTTAAG TACCGACCCACGGAGCTGATTCCCAAACTGAGAGGAGTGCTCACCAATCCTAACTGCGAGTTCTACCCGAACTTTGTGGCTATCCACACTTTGGCGACATGGTGCAAAGCAACTGCTGATGAAGGACCCAGGGATGTGGAAATGG ACGATGAGGAGCAGGACCCCGGCTACATTCCCCACAAAGCCCTGACCCTGGCCCTCACGGACTGGCTGCAGGAGTTCCTCAGCACGGATCAACCTGGAG GCCCGCGTTGTCCTCCAGCTCATCTGAAGAAGGACTCAATGGATGAGGAGCCCATGCAGACAGACAAGGGAGACAGCTCTTATGTTCCTGGACCTGGAGAGAACCCGCTGTACACAGCAGAACCTCTGACCCTGGACgacctgaagctgctgtcagacctCTTCTACCTGCCGTACGAGCACGGGAGCACAGCCAGGACCATGCTCCAGCAGCTGGACTGGCTCACGAGCAACAGCCGCGCTGCTACTGCAGAGACAGACCAGGTAATGCTGTGTGTATCTGCAGTAttctttcaaatgcaaatgATGGATTGCACATTCTTTTTCACACAACCCCCCGGTGTTTTCCAGACAGCGGAGTGGTGCTCACGAGCACAGCAGTTTGACGACATGTGTGAAGCGGTGGTGCAGATGTTCAACCGCCTGTCAAACGCCCCCAACCGCAGCATTCTGTACGACCTCTACAACTACATCTGTGACATTAAGAGTGGAGTCGGCCTGGCCCGAACCTATGTGAAAACACTGG GAGTACGGGGGCGACCCTCCGCCCAGCTTCTGAATGGAGACCCTGAACCCTGGGACTTCAGAGGAGGACTCTCCGGAGAGTTCCAG AGAATGCTGCCCGGACACGGTAACAGGGACCTGTTCAGACACCCTCCCATGACGGCAGTATACTGCATACGACCATACTGCCCTGAGGACAAG GTGGAGGTGCAGAGGATTTTCATAGAGATGCAGAAAGCAGGAGAGGGCAAAGTTCCCCCGATGACACAGCCACCACTTATCTGTGATAG TTTGTCAACAGGTGACATCTCCCCTTCCCCTCAGTGTGCTCTCGTCCTGGAGGATGAGATCGGCATGTGCGGTTATGCACTGGCACTCACTGATGCCAAATCGGCTGCAGCCAAGATTCAG AGGGCAACAAGTGACTCAGTGTTTGAGGAATTCCCATCCCTGATCACTGTGCAAATGCTGCCTCGGGTCACTGACCCCTCTCCAGCCAAGCGTATGATTGGTCAGCTATTGTCCTCCATCAGGAGCACTG GTTCCAGAGGAGCGTTCTGTGAGTCGAGGCACAGCGATCGGAGGATGCTCGACTTCTACACTCAACTGGGCTCCTTCAAACCCATTAAAGTGGCCGGTCTTCCTCAAGACATCCTCGCCATGGCAACAAGCCTGTGA